A region from the Brachyspira hampsonii genome encodes:
- a CDS encoding tetratricopeptide repeat protein, protein MKKILSIIIIFILISLSSMLLAQNAAPNDERNIDREFYNAEKLFFQKKYNFAREAFLLYLKRRPLSTNDMLYYYIGACYFQDKQYENAINYYKLAFDINDSYSYCNNIANSYYQLKNYEDALLWYNRSIERLHSPYITKLNHEVLTNYTVSQNIVTNTIFIFDVNNTASNESATNISIASNESLTNEFISTNITATAITTNTSATNLSSDTNAISDAINNLNAANENIKNTLDSTFTKLPLFTNVVITNTYTNDYEFTNTTVIFEANANFNLEVVNPSVSETSLPPDNVTNEAAAGDSNTVAMSTNSTVTGSTYVITEENPFIVTNIVIMTNVMDTNGNMVEIKTNIASVDAYNTWALYYSAYLNMGHTFLALGEITNAAISYEIFLTNVGNDYYQKESLERVISLIRSNDTSIKFIPFTNNHRVNTNNDGSITTETIFPNFDYERETIYPNGVRIIYENGKIEKTKMYSNNYEISDTVYPYGKREIETVFENGDKRLETYMADNSKAINTKTSAGDTFEYTLYPDGSFINRKTLDSNKAFVVERSDGSITTNYKDNNGAFFYTRSLDGTEVKRTEDNLGNITTETKRVDGAVIVKTENPDGSYVVVANYIDGSIGTTTVDTNGTSNLKIVYPDGRVEERNSTGAGAGTFSYNIKADDGSIITKTYNDDGSFTVVTKKVDGTVITDTVAEDTTSEIKMPDGTTIKRIIKQDGSKETTTINSDSSTVTEIIAADSSSITTTVRPNGSRTVVIKDTVGNTETTTTEADGSTSTTKTYTDGRTTVNEIRADGVTIDIDNDGRNKTTVARDAEGYVLEMKQYRNEDPEITLLDYLGEPVEAEIAKTVIKRTDLNIRVEDIDNLKLPPPPPEPEPAENTTVTDDTAAEGTANDTVTDDTGNTASDTVEDDTAAGDTANTDNTAGTDNTVLPDAAAN, encoded by the coding sequence GAAAATGCTATCAATTATTATAAATTGGCTTTTGATATAAATGATTCATATTCATATTGCAATAATATAGCCAACTCATACTATCAGTTAAAAAATTATGAAGATGCTCTGCTTTGGTATAATAGATCCATAGAAAGACTTCATTCACCATATATAACTAAATTAAATCATGAAGTATTAACTAATTATACAGTTTCGCAAAATATAGTAACAAACACAATATTTATATTTGATGTTAATAATACGGCTTCCAATGAATCTGCAACTAATATATCAATAGCTTCAAATGAATCATTAACAAATGAATTTATATCAACTAATATAACTGCCACTGCTATAACTACAAACACATCAGCAACAAATTTATCATCTGATACCAATGCAATATCCGATGCTATAAATAATCTTAATGCAGCAAATGAAAATATAAAAAATACATTGGACAGTACATTCACAAAACTTCCATTATTTACAAATGTAGTTATAACAAATACATATACAAATGATTATGAATTTACAAATACAACTGTAATATTTGAAGCAAATGCTAATTTTAATTTAGAAGTAGTAAATCCTTCAGTGTCAGAAACTTCACTGCCTCCTGATAATGTTACTAATGAAGCCGCTGCAGGTGATTCAAACACTGTTGCTATGTCCACAAATTCAACAGTTACAGGCTCTACTTATGTAATAACAGAAGAAAATCCATTTATAGTAACAAATATAGTTATAATGACTAATGTTATGGATACCAATGGAAATATGGTAGAAATAAAAACGAATATAGCTTCAGTAGATGCTTATAATACTTGGGCTTTATATTACAGTGCCTATCTTAATATGGGACATACCTTTTTAGCACTTGGCGAAATAACTAATGCGGCTATATCCTATGAAATATTTTTAACTAATGTAGGAAATGATTATTATCAAAAAGAATCTTTAGAAAGAGTTATATCACTTATAAGAAGTAATGACACATCAATTAAATTTATACCTTTTACTAATAATCATAGAGTAAATACAAATAATGACGGAAGCATAACAACAGAAACTATATTCCCTAATTTTGATTATGAAAGGGAAACTATATACCCTAATGGTGTTAGAATAATTTATGAAAATGGAAAAATAGAAAAGACAAAAATGTATTCTAATAATTATGAAATTTCAGATACCGTATACCCTTACGGAAAAAGAGAAATAGAGACAGTATTTGAAAACGGAGACAAAAGATTAGAAACATATATGGCAGATAATTCAAAAGCAATAAATACAAAAACTTCTGCCGGAGATACTTTTGAATATACTTTATATCCGGATGGTTCATTTATAAATAGAAAAACTTTGGACAGCAACAAAGCATTTGTAGTGGAAAGATCCGACGGTTCTATAACAACAAATTACAAAGATAATAACGGAGCATTCTTCTATACAAGAAGTTTAGACGGAACAGAGGTAAAAAGAACTGAAGATAATCTAGGCAATATTACAACTGAAACTAAAAGAGTTGACGGAGCTGTTATAGTAAAAACAGAGAATCCTGACGGAAGTTATGTAGTAGTTGCTAATTATATAGACGGAAGCATAGGAACTACAACAGTAGATACTAACGGAACAAGCAATTTAAAAATAGTTTATCCTGATGGAAGGGTTGAAGAAAGAAACTCTACAGGAGCAGGGGCAGGTACATTCTCATACAATATTAAAGCTGATGACGGAAGCATTATAACAAAAACTTATAATGATGACGGTTCATTTACTGTTGTAACTAAAAAAGTTGACGGTACAGTAATAACTGATACGGTTGCAGAAGATACTACAAGCGAAATAAAAATGCCTGACGGTACTACTATAAAAAGAATAATTAAACAAGACGGCTCAAAAGAAACTACTACTATTAATAGCGATTCAAGCACCGTAACTGAAATTATAGCAGCCGATTCAAGCAGTATAACTACAACAGTCAGACCTAATGGATCAAGAACCGTAGTAATAAAAGATACTGTAGGAAATACAGAAACAACAACAACAGAAGCAGATGGAAGTACATCAACTACAAAAACTTATACAGACGGCAGAACAACAGTCAATGAGATAAGAGCCGATGGTGTTACTATAGATATAGACAATGACGGAAGAAATAAAACTACTGTGGCAAGAGATGCTGAAGGGTATGTACTAGAGATGAAACAGTACAGAAATGAAGACCCTGAAATAACTTTACTTGATTATTTAGGAGAGCCTGTAGAAGCAGAAATTGCAAAAACAGTAATTAAAAGAACGGATTTAAATATAAGAGTAGAAGATATTGATAACCTTAAACTGCCTCCGCCTCCTCCTGAACCGGAACCTGCAGAAAATACAACTGTTACAGATGACACAGCTGCAGAAGGCACAGCAAATGATACAGTTACAGATGATACAGGAAATACGGCTAGCGATACTGTTGAAGATGATACAGCTGCAGGAGATACAGCAAATACTGATAACACTGCAGGCACAGATAACACAGTATTACCGGATGCAGCGGCAAATTAA
- a CDS encoding formate--tetrahydrofolate ligase yields the protein MKTDIEIAQECKLERIEKIAEKLKLTDDDYEVYGKYKAKIELSLLNKLKDKNDGKLVLVTAITPTPAGEGKSTVTIGLTQGLNKIGENAVAALREPSLGPVFGIKGGACGGGYSQIVPMEDINLHFNGDFHAISSAHNLISACIDNHIKQGNELKIDLNKIVFKRVLDMNDRALRDIVIGLGGSENGVVRQSSFQITVSSEVMAILCLSNSLMDLKERIGNIIFAYDINDNPLRVKDLKIEGAACTLLKDAIKPNLVQTLENTPVIVHGGPFANIAHGCNSILATKMALKLSDYTITEAGFAADLGAEKFLDIKCRAAGLKPNCIVLVATIRALKHHGGASDINKEDLDALNKGFENLDKHIENMQKYNVPVVVAINKFVSDTDKEIECITKHCESKGVDISLCEVWARGGEGAIDLSHKVLKAASKESNYKPLYELDKSIKEKIETICKEIYSAGDVKFSNKALKMMNRIEDMGFGNLPICISKTQKSISDNPALLNAPKGYTLNIDEIKLASGAGFIIAMAGGIIDMPGLPKIPVACNIDIDENGKIKGLF from the coding sequence ATGAAAACAGACATAGAAATAGCCCAAGAGTGTAAATTAGAAAGGATAGAAAAAATAGCTGAAAAGCTGAAACTAACAGATGATGATTATGAGGTATACGGAAAATATAAGGCAAAGATAGAATTATCATTATTAAATAAATTAAAGGATAAGAATGATGGAAAATTAGTTTTAGTAACGGCAATAACTCCGACACCGGCAGGGGAGGGAAAATCAACAGTTACAATAGGACTTACTCAAGGATTAAATAAAATAGGAGAGAATGCTGTTGCTGCTTTAAGAGAGCCTTCTCTTGGACCTGTATTTGGTATAAAAGGCGGTGCATGCGGAGGAGGATATTCTCAAATTGTACCTATGGAAGATATTAATTTGCATTTTAATGGAGATTTTCATGCTATAAGCAGTGCCCATAATTTAATATCTGCTTGTATTGATAATCATATCAAACAGGGGAATGAATTAAAAATAGATCTTAATAAGATAGTATTCAAAAGAGTTCTGGATATGAATGACAGAGCATTAAGAGATATAGTGATAGGTCTTGGAGGAAGTGAGAACGGAGTTGTAAGGCAGTCATCATTTCAAATTACTGTATCATCTGAAGTTATGGCTATACTTTGCTTATCAAATTCATTAATGGATTTAAAAGAGAGAATAGGAAATATTATATTTGCTTATGATATAAATGATAATCCTTTGAGAGTAAAAGATTTAAAAATAGAAGGTGCGGCATGTACACTGCTTAAAGATGCTATAAAACCGAATTTAGTTCAGACACTAGAGAATACGCCTGTTATAGTTCATGGAGGACCTTTTGCTAATATTGCTCATGGATGTAATTCTATACTTGCAACAAAAATGGCTTTAAAATTATCTGATTATACTATCACAGAGGCGGGTTTTGCTGCGGATTTGGGTGCTGAAAAATTTCTTGATATAAAATGCCGTGCAGCTGGTTTAAAGCCTAATTGTATAGTATTAGTTGCTACTATAAGGGCATTAAAACATCATGGCGGAGCTTCTGATATTAATAAAGAAGATTTAGATGCTTTAAATAAAGGTTTTGAAAATTTAGATAAACATATTGAGAATATGCAGAAATATAATGTCCCTGTGGTAGTTGCTATTAATAAATTTGTTTCTGATACTGATAAAGAGATAGAATGCATAACAAAACATTGCGAGAGTAAAGGAGTTGATATTTCATTATGTGAAGTTTGGGCTAGAGGAGGAGAGGGGGCAATAGATTTATCTCATAAAGTTTTGAAAGCGGCTTCTAAAGAATCAAATTATAAACCTTTGTATGAATTGGATAAGAGTATAAAAGAAAAAATAGAAACTATATGTAAAGAAATATATTCAGCAGGTGATGTTAAGTTTTCTAATAAGGCTTTAAAGATGATGAATAGGATAGAAGATATGGGATTTGGAAATCTTCCAATATGTATATCAAAAACTCAAAAATCAATATCTGATAATCCTGCTTTATTGAATGCTCCTAAAGGCTATACATTAAATATTGATGAAATAAAACTTGCATCAGGGGCAGGATTTATCATTGCTATGGCTGGAGGCATTATAGACATGCCGGGACTTCCTAAGATACCTGTAGCATGCAATATAGATATAGATGAAAATGGCAAGATAAAAGGTTTATTTTAA
- a CDS encoding Gfo/Idh/MocA family protein gives MDKVNISLIGVGRMGQFHLNVVSQINQINLSGIYDADENHLNEISKKFNIRKFNSIDEAIDNADAVIIASPTIYHFEIAKKAVEKGKHVLVEKPMTETYAQALELEEIVKQKNVIFQVGHVERFNGAVQELHHIIEKPYLIEARRLAPFTPRIADVGVVFDIMIHDLDIVTSLVKKPIIKFSASGKRIRTKNEDIASALLEFEDSTIATISASRVTQEKIRTLAISTEEAYFLLDYATQDITIHRQAASQSNIKTSVGINYKQESIIERVFIHRDNPLKLEDEHFANCILGKDKRFVSIENDVNTIKLTEDILKEIKKTW, from the coding sequence ATGGATAAAGTAAATATAAGTCTTATAGGTGTAGGAAGAATGGGCCAATTCCATTTAAATGTTGTAAGCCAAATAAATCAAATAAATTTATCAGGTATATATGATGCCGATGAAAATCATTTAAATGAAATATCAAAAAAATTCAATATAAGAAAATTTAATAGTATAGATGAAGCAATAGATAATGCTGACGCTGTTATAATAGCAAGCCCTACAATATATCATTTTGAAATAGCGAAAAAAGCTGTAGAAAAAGGAAAACATGTATTAGTGGAAAAACCAATGACAGAAACTTATGCTCAGGCCTTAGAATTAGAAGAAATTGTAAAACAAAAAAATGTTATATTTCAAGTTGGGCATGTTGAAAGATTTAATGGTGCCGTACAGGAACTTCATCATATAATAGAAAAACCTTATTTAATAGAAGCTAGAAGATTAGCACCTTTTACTCCTCGTATTGCCGATGTAGGCGTTGTATTCGATATAATGATTCATGATTTGGATATAGTAACTTCTTTGGTGAAAAAACCAATAATAAAATTTTCAGCAAGTGGAAAAAGAATCAGAACAAAAAATGAAGATATTGCAAGTGCATTATTAGAGTTTGAAGATTCAACTATAGCAACTATAAGTGCAAGCAGAGTAACTCAGGAAAAAATAAGAACCTTAGCAATTAGTACAGAAGAAGCATATTTCCTATTGGATTATGCCACTCAGGATATAACTATACATAGACAGGCAGCAAGTCAAAGTAATATAAAAACATCAGTTGGTATTAATTATAAGCAGGAATCTATAATAGAAAGAGTATTTATACATAGAGATAATCCGCTTAAATTAGAAGATGAGCATTTTGCCAACTGCATATTAGGAAAAGATAAAAGATTCGTATCTATTGAAAATGATGTTAATACTATAAAATTAACTGAAGATATTCTAAAAGAAATTAAAAAGACTTGGTAA
- a CDS encoding YbaN family protein, whose product MRILFICLGFIFVGIGAVGIVVPILPTTPFLLLASFFFAKGSKRFHDWFMSTKLYKKHLESFINSRAMTLKSKLTILLPVSAMLIVTFIFVNNLYARIVLVILFISKYLYFFTQIRTIKEGDINKTELDNIE is encoded by the coding sequence ATGAGAATATTATTTATATGTTTAGGTTTCATTTTTGTAGGTATAGGGGCTGTGGGAATAGTAGTTCCAATTTTGCCTACTACACCTTTTCTTCTGCTCGCTTCTTTCTTTTTTGCTAAAGGTTCTAAAAGATTTCATGATTGGTTTATGTCTACAAAGCTATATAAAAAACATTTAGAAAGTTTTATTAATTCAAGAGCTATGACTTTGAAATCTAAACTTACAATACTTTTGCCTGTAAGTGCAATGCTTATAGTTACATTTATTTTTGTTAATAATTTGTATGCTAGAATAGTTCTTGTAATACTATTTATTTCAAAGTATTTATACTTCTTTACGCAGATAAGAACTATAAAAGAAGGTGATATAAATAAAACAGAATTAGATAACATAGAATGA
- a CDS encoding nitrous oxide-stimulated promoter family protein produces MIKDYCFFLCYSDEEYRIYKKRENEKKTMLCMIEIYCRNNHKRYHKFYNKTFGSKNICKECENIYNYASIRTDKCRFMETKTFCSACTSQCYKKDMKEKIKDIMAFSGKRMLFYHHIIALKHIIVMIKHNFNKNRKFNFKGII; encoded by the coding sequence ATGATAAAAGATTATTGCTTTTTTTTATGTTATAGTGATGAAGAATACAGAATATATAAAAAAAGAGAGAATGAGAAAAAAACTATGCTTTGTATGATAGAAATTTACTGCAGGAATAATCATAAAAGATATCATAAATTTTATAATAAAACTTTCGGCAGTAAAAATATTTGCAAGGAATGTGAAAACATATATAATTATGCCAGTATAAGAACTGATAAGTGCAGATTTATGGAAACAAAAACTTTCTGCAGTGCATGCACTTCTCAATGCTATAAAAAAGATATGAAAGAGAAAATAAAAGATATTATGGCTTTTTCTGGAAAGAGAATGCTTTTTTATCACCATATAATAGCATTGAAACATATTATTGTTATGATAAAGCATAATTTTAATAAAAATAGAAAATTCAATTTTAAAGGTATAATATGA